A stretch of Caenorhabditis elegans chromosome IV DNA encodes these proteins:
- the dpm-1 gene encoding Dolichol-phosphate mannosyltransferase subunit 1 (Confirmed by transcript evidence): MTSTPKYSIILPTYNEKENLPICIWLIENYLKEVSHEVIIVDDASPDGTQGIAKLLQKEYGDDKILIKPRVGKLGLGTAYSHGLSFARGEFIILMDADLSHHPKFIPEMIALQHKYKLDIVTGTRYKDGGGVSGWDLKRKTISKGANFLAQFLLNPGVSDLTGSFRLYKRDILSKLIAESVSKGYVFQMEMMFRAKKSGYRIGEVPISFVDRFFGESKLGSQEIVDYAKGLLYLFAFVW, translated from the exons ATGACATCCACTCCGAAATATTCGATAATTCTGCCAACCTAcaacgaaaaagaaaatttgccgatttgcatttggttaattgaaaattatctgaaagaAGTTTCACATGAAGTGATTATCGTTGACGATGCATCACCAGACGGTACTCAAGGCATTGCAAAACTTCTTCAAAAGGAGTACGGAGACGATAAGATTCTGATCAAGCCACGAGTTGGAAAACTTGGACTTGGTACAGCCTATTCACATGGATTATCGTTTGCACGTGGAGAATTTATCATTCTTATGGACGCAGATCTTTCTCATCATCCAAAATTCATTCCGGAAATGATTGCGCTTCAACATAAGTATAAG ctcgaCATCGTGACAGGAACACGCTACAAGGACGGAGGTGGTGTTAGTGGATGGGATTTGAAGAGGAAGACGATCAGCAAgggagccaattttttggcTCAGTTTCTGCTGAATCCAGGTGTATCTGATTTAACAGGATCATTTCGTCTTTATAAGAGAGATATTCTGTCGAAGTTGATTGCTGAAAGTGTAAGCAAAGGATACGTTTTTCAG ATGGAAATGATGTTTCGAGCGAAAAAATCGGGTTATCGTATTGGGGAGGTACCAATCTCATTCGTCGATCGATTCTTTGGAGAATCAAAGCTCGGAAGTCAGGAAATCGTGGATTACGCAAAAGGACTTCTCTATCTGTTTGCATTTGTTTGGTAG
- the dpm-1 gene encoding Dolichol-phosphate mannosyltransferase subunit 1 (Confirmed by transcript evidence): MEMMFRAKKSGYRIGEVPISFVDRFFGESKLGSQEIVDYAKGLLYLFAFVW, translated from the coding sequence ATGGAAATGATGTTTCGAGCGAAAAAATCGGGTTATCGTATTGGGGAGGTACCAATCTCATTCGTCGATCGATTCTTTGGAGAATCAAAGCTCGGAAGTCAGGAAATCGTGGATTACGCAAAAGGACTTCTCTATCTGTTTGCATTTGTTTGGTAG